The Mytilus trossulus isolate FHL-02 chromosome 3, PNRI_Mtr1.1.1.hap1, whole genome shotgun sequence genome contains a region encoding:
- the LOC134709454 gene encoding probable G-protein coupled receptor No18, with the protein MMTRGPTIKCTGIDMNLSQAQRLEQWNDEQIQIYIVNDVLLIVYILLGLFGNTLVMIVYKYKMKQNVDDRYFIPWLALLDLLACTFRCSFEFARKMTPVNFRGSMLCKLCWIPINITAFSSMILLFVIALHRYLKVCRPFGKQMNLCWKRVALGLTLGISLIPSIALNAYNEEVKVYNSELNVTGFVCDIDINGIDAGFIVFIVFATVFILVIMGGLLLLNILIGRKIYKQIHFRMKMKRMDQSAVSRGTTSHETDQLPSVSRHPNEDTSNSFPQRKEVKKENISHTFSYMFMMVAIAFFLSYIPQFIILFMSLGSDNFWIGKSDAELSLLAVIREMNVLNNIVNPVIYGYYDKTFREKSVHFLRCNNCCLCRSNSVVPETY; encoded by the exons atgatgacacgaggtcccacaataaagtgcacag GAATCGACATGAACTTATCACAGGCACAAAGACTGGAACAATGGAACGatgaacaaattcaaatttatatcgTCAACGACGTACTTCTAATAGTTTATATTTTACTTGGattatttggcaacactttagTTATGATTGTGTACAAGTATAAAATGAAACAGAACGTTGACGATCGGTATTTTATTCCATGGCTTGCATTGTTAGATCTTTTGGCTTGTACGTTTAGATGTTCATTTGAGTTTGCACGAAAAATGACTCCAGTTAACTTTCGTGGATCAATGTTGTGTAAATTATGTTGGATTCCAATTAATATAACTGCCTTCTCGTCAATGATTCTCTTGTTTGTTATAGCTTTACATAGATATTTAAAGGTCTGTCGACCTTTCGGAAAACAGATGAACTTGTGTTGGAAAAGAGTGGCACTAGGATTAACGTTAGGAATTTCTCTCATTCCTTCGATTGCATTAAACGCTTACAATGAAGAAGTTAAAGTTTACAACTCAGAATTAAATGTAACTGGCTTTGTATGTGACATTGATATAAATGGTATAGATGCTGGGTTCATTGTGTTTATCGTTTTTGCAACTGTCTTTATCCTTGTAATTATGGGCGGATTGTTATTGCTGAACATTTTGATTGGTCGAAAAATTTACAAGCAGATTCATTTtagaatgaaaatgaaaaggATGGATCAGTCGGCTGTTTCCAGAGGAACAACCAGTCATGAAACCGACCAGTTACCGTCTGTTTCTAGACATCCCAATGAAGACACTTCAAATTCGTTTCCGCAGCGAAAGGaagtgaaaaaagaaaacatttcacACACATTTTCGTACATGTTTATGATGGTTGCCATTGCATTTTTCCTATCATATATTCCACAgtttataattctttttatgTCACTTGGAAGCGATAACTTTTGGATAGGTAAAAGTGACGCTGAGCTTTCACTTTTGGCTGTTATTCGAGAAATGAACGTCTTAAATAATATCGTAAACCCAGTTATTTATGGATATTATGATAAAACGTTTAGAGAGAAAAGTGTTCATTTTCTGAGATGTAATAACTGTTGTTTGTGTCGATCAAATTCTGTTGTACCTGAAACATATTAG
- the LOC134709453 gene encoding cholecystokinin receptor type A-like, giving the protein MNLSQEQKLQQWNEEQVQIYIGNDVLLIIYIFLGLIGNTLVIIVYKYKMKQNVDDRYFIPWLALLDLLACTFRCSFEFARKMKPFNFRGSMLCKLCWIPINITAFSSMILLFVIALHRYLKVCRPFGKQMHLNMKRVALGLTFGISVIPSIALTFYNDEVKIYNLELNVTGFVCEIDINGIDAGFVVFIVFATVFILIITSGLLLLNILIGRKIYKQIHFRMKMTRTDQSAVTKAKDRTDQLPIVSSHLKEDTLKTIEQRREMKKENISHTFSYMFMMVAIAFFLSYIPQFIILFMSLGSGNFWIDKSKAELSLLAIIREMNVLNNIVNPVIYGYYDKTFREKCIHLLGCNSCCLCPTHSVVPETR; this is encoded by the coding sequence ATGAACTTATCACAGGAACAAAAACTTCAGCAATGGAACGAAGAACAAGTTCAAATTTATATCGGCAACGACgtacttttaataatttatatattcctTGGATTAATTGGCAACACATTAGTGATAATTGTGTACAAGTATAAAATGAAACAGAACGTTGACGATCGGTATTTTATTCCATGGCTTGCATTGTTAGATCTTTTGGCTTGCACGTTTAGATGTTCATTTGAGTTTGCAAGAAAAATGAAACCATTTAACTTTCGTGGGTCAATGTTGTGTAAACTATGTTGGATTCCAATTAATATAACTGCCTTCTCGTCAATGATTCTCTTGTTTGTAATAGCTTTACATAGATATTTAAAGGTATGTCGACCTTTCGGAAAACAGATGCATTTGAATATGAAAAGAGTGGCATTAGGGTTGACGTTCGGTATTTCTGTCATTCCGTCTATTGCATTAACCTTTTACAATGAcgaagtaaaaatttacaacttagAGCTCAATGTAACCGGGTTTGTTTGTGAAATTGATATTAATGGTATAGATGCTGGTTTCGTCGTTTTTATCGTTTTTGCAACTGTCTTTATCCTTATAATCACGAGCGGATTGTTATTGCTGAATATTTTGATTGGTCGAAAAATTTACAAGCAGATTCATTTTAGAATGAAAATGACCAGGACTGATCAGTCAGCGGTTACCAAAGCAAAAGATAGAACAGATCAGTTACCTATAGTTTCTAGCCACCTCAAAGAAGACACATTAAAAACTATTGAGCAGCGAAgggaaatgaaaaaagaaaacatttcacACACATTTTCGTACATGTTTATGATGGTAGCCATTGCATTTTTCCTATCATACATTCCACAgtttataattctttttatgTCGCTTGGAAGCGGTAACTTTTGGATAGATAAAAGTAAAGCTGAGCTTTCACTTTTGGCGATTATTCGCGAAATGAATGTTTTGAATAATATCGTTAACCCAGTTATCTATGGATATTATGACAAAACGTTTAGGGAGAAATGCATTCACTTGCTAGGATGTAATAGCTGTTGTTTGTGTCCAACACATTCGGTTGTTCCCGAAACACGATAG
- the LOC134711551 gene encoding cholecystokinin receptor-like has protein sequence MDEEEILDNWNYQLSNHLIVNNIILVLYMVIGLFGNVLVIFIYIFKLKKKDDRYFIPVLATMDLTACSVGSAYALALNLLPAKFTSDIMCKVLWYFSQATTISSGLLLVVIAVQRYLKVCKPLLTLTLRWKRIAIFLCFIISSIFSIPTLFFYGELQFPHPINSSVIGSRCGQIGRTDDLFRNSVITYTILEFLAAIAGCISFTVLYALIGKQIYKKFIIFRRTTTLRRRPLGKNNKPISTSTTDDNKNRASVDSIDIDIVSSFNNSQESIVDDNQPSQRKKRRSLDVLQENVSALKQHFHTHRYTYMFMAITLFFMITFTPRITLMVTESVDHNFWRNLVDQPKTIAVCLFFYRFYIFNHIINPFIYGFFDTTFKYEVKKLFCMTTNSRARDSEF, from the coding sequence ATGGATGAAGAAGAAATTCTAGATAACTGGAACTACCAGCTCAGCAATCATTTGATAGTAAACAATATAATTCTAGTGTTATATATGGTTATAGGATTATTCGGTAACGTTTTAGTGAtattcatatacattttcaagTTGAAGAAAAAGGATGACCGGTATTTCATTCCAGTTCTTGCGACGATGGATTTAACAGCATGTTCGGTTGGTTCAGCGTATGCCCTTGCGTTAAATCTACTTCCGGCCAAGTTTACAAGTGATATTATGTGTAAAGTGTTGTGGTATTTTAGTCAAGCTACGACCATTTCGTCTGGGCTACTTCTTGTTGTTATTGCAGTGCAGCGTTATCTGAAAGTCTGCAAACCATTGTTAACATTAACGTTACGTTGGAAACGGATTGCgatatttttgtgctttattatATCATCGATATTTTCGATCCCGACATTATTCTTTTACGGAGAACTACAGTTTCCTCATCCAATTAATTCTTCCGTGATTGGATCAAGATGTGGACAAATTGGAAGAACAGACGATTTATTCCGTAATAGTGTCATAACATACACTATATTAGAATTCCTTGCGGCCATTGCTGGTTGTATATCATTTACCGTTCTCTATGCACTTATTGGAAAACAGatatataaaaagtttattatctTCAGACGAACAACGACTCTCAGACGACGACCGCTTGGCAAAAATAATAAACCGATATCAACGTCAACTACAGACGACAATAAAAATAGAGCGTCGGTAGACAGCATAGATATAGACATTGTGTCTTCATTTAACAATAGTCAGGAAAGCATTGTGGATGACAATCAACCATCGCAACGGAAGAAGCGAAGATCTCTTGATGTATTGCAAGAAAACGTTTCAGCTTTAAAGCAGCATTTTCATACACATCGTTACACATACATGTTTATGgcaattactttattttttatgataactTTTACTCCTCGTATCACATTGATGGTGACGGAATCAGTTGACCATAACTTCTGGAGAAATCTGGTCGACCAGCCTAAAACAATAGctgtatgtttgtttttctatcgtttttacattttcaatcaCATTATTAATCCATTTATTTATGGATTTTTCGACACTACGTTTAAGTATGAAGTGAAGAAATTGTTTTGTATGACAACTAATTCACGGGCTCGAGACAGCGAGTTTTAA